Genomic DNA from Desulfuromonas versatilis:
AAAACGCCTCAAGAACGTCATCGACGAGGTCAAGGCCTCCGCGACCCCGATCATCCTGTTCATCGACGAGGCCCACACCCTGATCGGCGCCGGCGGCGAGGCGGGGATGGGCGACGCCGCCAACCTGCTCAAGCCGGCCCTGGCCCGCGGCGAGCTGCGCACGGTGGCCGCCACCACCTGGAGCGAGTACAAGAAATACTTCGAGCGCGACGCGGCGCTCGAGCGGCGTTTCCAGCTGGTCAAGGTCGATGAGCCTTCGGAGCAGGGGGCCATGGTCATGCTCGGCGGCCTCAAGGGCCTCTACCAGAAGCACCATGGCATCCTTATCACCGATGGCGCCATCGAGGCGGCGGTGAAGTTATCGAGCCGCTACATCAACGGCCGCTACCTGCCCGACAAGGCCATCGACCTGCTCGACACCGCCGCCGCCCGCGTCCGCATGGGCCAGGCCGCGGTGCCGGCGGGGATCGAGGCCGATCGCGAACACATCGCCTACCTGGAGCGGCGCCTGGCCCATCTGGGCGAAGAGGCTGGCGAGGGGCTGCCCGTCGATGGCAGGCTGCAGGCGGTCCTCGAGCAGGAGTTGGCCGCCACCCGCGAACGGCTTGCGGATGCCGAGCAGCGCTGGCAGGCGGAAACCGCTCTGGTGGCCCGCATCCGCAGCAAGGGCTCGAAAACACCCGACCCAGATGCGGCCGGCAATACCAAGAAAGTGGTCGCCCTGAAAAAGGGGAGCGATCCGCTGCGCCAGCAGCTCAGGGAAATGCAGGGAGAGCAGCCGCTGGTCCAGGCCGAGGTCAACGCCGCCGCCATCGCCGAGGTGGTCTCCGACTGGACCGGGGTGCCGGTAGGCAAAATGGTCAAGGACACCGCCGCGGCCCTGCTCGAATTCGAGGACCTGGTCGGCTGCCGGGTTGTCGGTCAGCAGGCGGCCATCGCCGCCATCGGCCGGGCGATCCGCAGCGCCAAGGCCGGCCTGCGCAACCCCGACGCGCCGCTGGGGGTGTTTCTGCTGGCCGGGCCCAGCGGGGTGGGCAAGACCGAGACCGCCCTGGCCATCGCCGACCAGCTTTTCGGCGGCGAGCGCTTTCTGGTCACCATCAACATGAGCGAATACCAGGAGGCCCACACCGTCTCCCAGCTCAAGGGATCGCCCCCCGGCTACGTGGGCTACGGCGAAGGGGGCGTACTCACGGAGGCGGTGCGCCAGCGTCCCTATTCGGTGATCCTGCTCGACGAGGTGGAAAAAGCTCACCCCGACGTCATGAACCTCTTCTACCAGGTCTTTGACCGCGGCTTCATGCGCGACGGCGAGGGGCGCGAGATCGATTTCAAGAACACGGTCATTCTCATGACCAGCAACCTGGGCGCCGAGGCAATCGCCGAGCTGGCCACCCCGCCGGCCGAGCCGGAGGGCCCGCAGGAAGGGGAGGGCAGCTGGCAGCCCCCGACCCTCGCCGCCCTGCGCGAGGCGATCCAGCCGGCGCTGCTGCGCCACTTCGCCCCGGCCCTGCTCGGGCGGATGCAGGTCGTCCCCTACCTGCCCCTTGACGGCGAAGCCCTGCAGGCGATTGCCGCCCTCAAGCTCGACCAGGTCGCTCAGCGCCTGCACGCCGCCCACGGCATGGAGCTGCGCTGCGCGCCGCAGGTGATCGCCCAGCTGGCCGACGCCTCGCGCCAGCCGGAGACCGGGGCCCGCTTCATCAACGCCCTGATCGAGCAGCAACTGCTGCCCGGCGTGGCCCGCAGCCTGCTGGGCTTCATGATCGAAGACGACATGCCGGACATTCTCTCCCTGGAGGTCGACGAACAGGGCGAACTTACCTGCCTGTTCGCCGACCGTGCCGCCGAGCCCGAGGAGAAAGCGGCGGTCGAAAGTTCCGAAAGCCGCTGAAACGCTTCACGCAAGCCGCTGGTAATCTATGACCGACCTTTCTGCCAACCCGAGCGGAGCCTTCGGCCTCGCCGCCCACCTTAGCCAGTTTGCCCTGCGGGTCCAGGGGCTGGCCGAAGACGCCTTTGCCCTGCAAGGCTTCACCGGGAACAGCCATGGCCTCTCGGAGGACTACCTGTTCTCGGTGGTGGTCGAGGCCGAGACGCTGGTGCCGCCGGGAGAGGTCGTCGGTGCCGGGGCGGTGCTTGAGATCCAGCGCGGCGGGGAGGCGGTTCTCATCCACGGGCTGCTCAGCGAGTTCAGCCTGACCGGGGCCACAACCGCCGGCGGCTACGAGTACGTCGCCGGTCTCTCCTCGCCCCTTTATCCTCTGAAGCTATCGCGGCGCAACCGGGTCTTTCTCGGGCGCAGCGTCCCCGAGATCGTCCAGGGGGTGCTCACCGGCGCCGGCCTGGCCGCCGCCGACTTCAGCCTGAGCCTTGAAAATGATTATCCCCTGCGCGAGTTCACGGTGCAGTACGGGGAGAGCGATTTCGACTTCCTGCGCCGGCTGATCGATGCCGAGGGGATTTTCCTCCGCTTCGAATCAACCCGGGAACGCGCCAAGGTCATTTTTCACGACGGCGTAGAGCAGCTGCCGGAGCTGTCCGGCGGACCCCTGCTCTACCAGGTGCAGACCGGCAGCGTGCGCGGCCGCGAGACCGTCTTCGCCCTGCATCCCCGGGCCAAACTGCTCACCGGCGAGGTGCAGCTGCGCGACTACAACTACCGCACCCCCGAGGTGGGCCTCGAGGCCCACGCCAGCGGCAGCACGAGCGGCCACGGCCGCGGCTACCGCTTCGGGGAGAACTTCAAGAGCCTGCAAGAAGGGCAGGGAGCGGCCCGCATCCGCCAGCAGGCCTGCGACTGGCAGCGCGAGGTCCTGACCGCCGAGTCGGACTGCCGGGGCGTCGCGCCGGGGCATAAGCTCGCCATCACCGGCCATCCCGACCCCACCTGCAACGGCGAGTTCACGGTCATCGAGGTCGAGCACCAAGGGGACCAGAAGGCCGGCTTCGCCTACGGCCGGCGCGCCCAGGGGATGAGCTACCGCAACAAGATGCTGCTGATTCCTGCCGGCGTCCCCTTCCGCAAGCCGCCGGCCGAAAAGCGCCCCATGCACGGGGTTTTCACCGCCCGCATTGAA
This window encodes:
- the tssH gene encoding type VI secretion system ATPase TssH, giving the protein MDQRHIRTLLDRLNGHCVMALEAGAAFAAARGHYEVTVEHVALKLLESGGGDFDRLLHQLGIDLDALWQGLLDNLTRQRAGNGGKPAFSLLLFQWLERAWMASSLHRGEGQIRSGALLEALVEMAPMLPGTGFAVLDGLPVEKLRREFAALTAGSSENPAVSAPAKPAAPVGGAAPSGAGGSSLASFTIDITERAARGGVDPVLGRNDEIRQVVDILTRRRKNNPIIVGEPGVGKTALVEGLALRIAEGSVPEALKGVRLLTLDLGLLQAGAGVKGEFEKRLKNVIDEVKASATPIILFIDEAHTLIGAGGEAGMGDAANLLKPALARGELRTVAATTWSEYKKYFERDAALERRFQLVKVDEPSEQGAMVMLGGLKGLYQKHHGILITDGAIEAAVKLSSRYINGRYLPDKAIDLLDTAAARVRMGQAAVPAGIEADREHIAYLERRLAHLGEEAGEGLPVDGRLQAVLEQELAATRERLADAEQRWQAETALVARIRSKGSKTPDPDAAGNTKKVVALKKGSDPLRQQLREMQGEQPLVQAEVNAAAIAEVVSDWTGVPVGKMVKDTAAALLEFEDLVGCRVVGQQAAIAAIGRAIRSAKAGLRNPDAPLGVFLLAGPSGVGKTETALAIADQLFGGERFLVTINMSEYQEAHTVSQLKGSPPGYVGYGEGGVLTEAVRQRPYSVILLDEVEKAHPDVMNLFYQVFDRGFMRDGEGREIDFKNTVILMTSNLGAEAIAELATPPAEPEGPQEGEGSWQPPTLAALREAIQPALLRHFAPALLGRMQVVPYLPLDGEALQAIAALKLDQVAQRLHAAHGMELRCAPQVIAQLADASRQPETGARFINALIEQQLLPGVARSLLGFMIEDDMPDILSLEVDEQGELTCLFADRAAEPEEKAAVESSESR